The Streptomyces cynarae genome contains a region encoding:
- a CDS encoding sensor histidine kinase has product MTEYAWTRWPSREALSRAGTSAARRGLARIARLVALGMLLWTTFTDGSLRSWGIAAAAFGVLVCAAAAWAFFRATFHHRLLPSVALLVALLGMGATAYAADLRVPAMVLWCGCAIGALERLPLAAAVPAAGLGLGTYAAATDDAWLNTAITVVGIALAGYVLRLDAEARGSALRLLAQERAARAAEAESAALAERTRIAREIHDVLAHSLSAQLVHLEAARLLIEAGAEREKILERVVAARGMARDGLAETRQALSALRGEMSPLEDFLSELVSASDGADITFSGERRPLPAEASQAVRRVAQEALTNVRKHAPGAKVRIRLEYAEHEVTLDVRDSGGSPGGLAGSGAGYGLLGMRERAELLGGSLQAGPGEEGFVVTLKVPV; this is encoded by the coding sequence GTGACGGAGTACGCGTGGACACGCTGGCCCTCCCGAGAGGCCCTGTCCCGCGCCGGTACCTCCGCCGCCCGGCGCGGGCTCGCCCGGATCGCACGGCTCGTCGCCCTCGGCATGCTCCTGTGGACGACGTTCACGGACGGCAGCCTGCGTTCGTGGGGCATCGCCGCGGCCGCGTTCGGAGTCCTGGTGTGCGCGGCAGCAGCGTGGGCCTTCTTCCGGGCCACCTTCCACCACCGGCTGTTGCCCTCGGTCGCCCTGCTCGTGGCGCTCCTCGGGATGGGTGCGACGGCGTACGCGGCGGATCTGCGCGTGCCCGCCATGGTCCTGTGGTGCGGCTGTGCCATCGGCGCCCTGGAGCGGCTGCCCCTCGCGGCCGCCGTGCCCGCCGCCGGCCTCGGTCTGGGGACGTACGCGGCGGCCACCGACGACGCCTGGCTGAACACGGCGATCACCGTGGTCGGGATCGCGCTCGCCGGCTATGTCCTGCGCCTCGACGCCGAGGCACGCGGCAGCGCCCTGCGGCTGCTCGCCCAGGAGAGGGCCGCGCGGGCGGCCGAGGCGGAGTCGGCGGCCCTGGCGGAGCGGACGCGGATCGCACGGGAGATCCACGACGTACTGGCGCACAGCCTCTCGGCGCAACTGGTGCATCTGGAGGCGGCACGGCTGCTGATCGAGGCGGGGGCCGAAAGGGAGAAGATCCTGGAGCGGGTCGTGGCGGCGCGGGGGATGGCCCGGGACGGGCTTGCCGAGACCCGGCAGGCGCTCTCCGCGCTGCGCGGGGAGATGTCCCCGCTCGAGGACTTCCTCAGCGAGCTCGTCTCCGCGTCCGATGGTGCCGACATCACCTTCTCGGGTGAGCGTCGACCGCTGCCCGCCGAGGCCTCCCAGGCCGTCCGCAGGGTCGCTCAGGAGGCCCTGACCAACGTCCGCAAGCACGCTCCGGGCGCCAAGGTGCGCATACGGCTGGAGTACGCCGAGCACGAAGTGACGCTGGACGTCCGCGATTCGGGCGGTTCGCCGGGCGGGCTGGCCGGGTCGGGGGCCGGGTACGGTCTGCTCGGCATGCGGGAGCGTGCCGAGCTGCTGGGCGGCTCACTGCAGGCAGGGCCCGGTGAGGAGGGATTCGTGGTGACGTTGAAGGTGCCCGTATGA
- a CDS encoding DNA gyrase/topoisomerase IV subunit B, whose product MTAETSVPSTALLTGADRDGSNYTARHLLVLEGLEAVRKRPGMYIGSTDSRGLMHCLWEIIDNSVDEALGGYCDYIEVILHDDASVEVRDNGRGIPVDVEPKTRLSGVEVVMTKLHAGGKFGGGSYAASGGLHGVGASVVNALSARLDVEVDRGGHTHLISFRRGVPGVFAADGPDAKFEAKSGLHKTKKIPKTRTGTRVRYWADRQIFLKDAKLSLETLHQRARQTAFLVPGLTIVVRDEYGLGEGGSKGEESFRFDGGISEFCEYLAKDKPVCDVLRFSGQGTFKETVPVLDDHGQMTPTEVTRELGVDVALRWGTGYDTTLRSFVNIIATPKGGTHVAGFEQAVTRTMNEVLRAKKMLRVAEDDIVKDDALEGLTAVVTVRLAEPQFEGQTKEVLGTSAARRIVANVVSKELKAFLTSTKRDAAQQARVVLEKAVAAARTRIAARQHKDAQRRKTALESSSLPAKLADCRSDDVDRSELFIVEGDSALGTAKLARNSEFQALLPIRGKILNVQKSSVTDMLKNAECGAIIQVIGAGSGRTFDLDAARYGKIIMMTDADVDGSHIRTLLLTLFHRYMRPMVEAGRVFAAVPPLHRIELIQPKKGQDKYVYTYSDRELRDKLLEFQSKGIRYKDSIQRYKGLGEMDADQLAETTMDPRHRTLRRINLSDLEAAEQVFDLLMGNDVAPRKEFISSSAATLDRSRIDA is encoded by the coding sequence GTGACCGCCGAGACGTCCGTGCCGTCCACTGCGCTGCTGACCGGAGCAGACCGGGACGGTTCCAACTACACCGCGCGGCACCTTCTCGTCCTCGAAGGCCTCGAGGCCGTGCGCAAGCGCCCCGGTATGTACATCGGCTCCACCGACAGCCGGGGCCTGATGCACTGCCTCTGGGAGATCATCGACAACTCCGTCGACGAGGCACTGGGTGGCTACTGCGACTACATCGAGGTGATCCTGCACGACGACGCCTCGGTGGAGGTGCGGGACAACGGCCGGGGCATCCCGGTCGACGTCGAGCCCAAGACCCGCCTGTCCGGCGTCGAGGTCGTGATGACCAAGCTGCACGCCGGCGGCAAGTTCGGCGGTGGCTCCTACGCGGCGTCCGGCGGTCTGCACGGCGTCGGGGCGTCCGTGGTGAACGCCCTCTCCGCGCGTCTGGACGTCGAGGTCGACCGTGGCGGCCACACCCACCTGATCAGCTTCCGGCGCGGTGTGCCGGGCGTCTTTGCCGCCGACGGCCCGGACGCGAAGTTCGAGGCCAAGAGCGGCCTGCACAAGACCAAGAAGATCCCCAAGACCCGCACCGGCACACGGGTGCGCTACTGGGCCGACCGCCAGATCTTCCTCAAGGACGCCAAGCTCTCCCTGGAGACGCTGCACCAGCGCGCCCGCCAGACCGCGTTCCTGGTACCGGGGCTCACCATCGTCGTCCGCGACGAGTACGGGCTCGGCGAGGGCGGCAGCAAGGGCGAAGAGTCCTTCCGCTTCGATGGTGGCATCAGCGAGTTCTGCGAGTACCTGGCGAAGGACAAGCCGGTGTGCGACGTCCTCCGTTTCTCCGGACAGGGCACCTTCAAGGAGACGGTCCCCGTCCTCGACGACCACGGCCAGATGACGCCCACCGAGGTCACCCGGGAGCTCGGCGTCGACGTCGCGCTGCGCTGGGGCACCGGTTACGACACGACGCTCAGGTCGTTCGTGAACATCATCGCCACCCCGAAGGGCGGCACCCACGTCGCCGGCTTCGAGCAGGCCGTCACCCGGACGATGAACGAGGTCCTGCGCGCCAAGAAGATGCTGCGCGTCGCCGAGGACGACATCGTCAAGGACGACGCGCTGGAGGGGCTCACCGCGGTCGTCACGGTGCGTCTGGCCGAGCCGCAGTTCGAGGGGCAGACCAAGGAGGTCCTCGGCACCTCCGCGGCGCGCCGCATCGTGGCGAACGTGGTCTCCAAGGAGCTCAAGGCATTCCTGACGTCCACCAAGCGTGACGCCGCCCAGCAGGCCAGGGTCGTCCTGGAGAAGGCCGTCGCCGCCGCCCGCACGCGTATCGCGGCGCGCCAGCACAAGGACGCCCAGCGCCGCAAGACGGCCTTGGAGTCCTCCTCGCTGCCCGCCAAGCTCGCCGACTGCCGCAGCGACGACGTCGACCGCAGCGAACTGTTCATCGTCGAGGGCGACTCCGCGCTCGGCACGGCGAAGCTCGCTCGGAACTCCGAGTTCCAGGCGCTCCTGCCGATCCGTGGCAAGATCCTGAACGTCCAGAAGTCGTCCGTCACGGACATGCTGAAGAACGCCGAGTGCGGCGCGATCATCCAGGTCATAGGAGCGGGGTCCGGCCGGACCTTCGACCTCGACGCGGCCCGCTACGGCAAGATCATCATGATGACCGACGCCGACGTGGACGGTTCCCACATCCGCACCCTGCTGCTGACGCTGTTCCACCGCTACATGCGGCCCATGGTCGAGGCGGGCCGGGTGTTCGCCGCGGTGCCGCCGCTGCACCGCATCGAGCTGATCCAGCCGAAGAAGGGCCAGGACAAGTACGTCTACACGTACTCGGACCGCGAGCTGCGCGACAAGCTCCTGGAGTTCCAGAGCAAGGGCATCCGGTACAAGGACTCCATCCAGCGCTACAAGGGCCTCGGCGAGATGGACGCCGACCAGCTGGCCGAGACGACGATGGACCCGCGCCACCGCACCCTGCGCCGGATCAACCTCTCCGACCTGGAAGCCGCCGAACAGGTCTTCGACCTCCTGATGGGCAACGACGTGGCACCGCGCAAGGAGTTCATCTCCAGCTCCGCGGCGACACTGGACAGGTCCCGCATCGACGCGTAA
- a CDS encoding FadR/GntR family transcriptional regulator, which translates to MSTLAHTMMTAARSADSGLAGPGELDRYPYAEAPAADRVGAPSWEGGEPELGRVGRRAAGSRGRGLHGQLVQQLGQMIVSGDLGADRPLVPEEIGQRFEVSRTVVRESLRVLEAKGLVSARPNVGTRVRPVSDWNLLDPDIIEWRAFGPQRDDQRRELSELRWTIEPLAARLAAGHGREEVQQRLGDMVEIMGHAMGQGDSLTFSRADAEFHSLLIQVAGNRMLEHLSGIVSAALQVSGGPVTGCERPNETALAQHARIVDALAAGDGAAAEGAMRQLLTVHPEVERVVPAPREH; encoded by the coding sequence GTGAGTACCCTTGCGCACACCATGATGACCGCCGCCCGCTCAGCAGACTCCGGCCTGGCCGGACCGGGCGAACTCGACCGCTACCCCTACGCCGAGGCGCCCGCCGCCGACCGCGTCGGCGCCCCCTCGTGGGAGGGCGGGGAGCCGGAACTGGGCCGCGTCGGCCGCCGCGCCGCGGGCAGCCGCGGACGCGGACTGCACGGCCAACTCGTCCAGCAGCTGGGCCAGATGATCGTCTCCGGGGACCTGGGTGCCGACCGCCCGCTGGTGCCCGAGGAGATCGGGCAGCGTTTCGAGGTCTCCCGGACCGTGGTCCGTGAATCGCTGCGCGTCCTGGAGGCCAAGGGCCTGGTCAGCGCCCGCCCGAACGTCGGCACACGCGTACGCCCCGTCAGCGACTGGAACCTCCTGGACCCGGACATCATCGAGTGGCGTGCCTTCGGGCCGCAGCGCGACGACCAGCGCCGCGAGCTGAGCGAGCTGCGCTGGACCATCGAGCCGCTCGCCGCGCGCCTCGCCGCCGGGCACGGGCGCGAGGAGGTGCAGCAGCGGCTCGGCGACATGGTCGAGATCATGGGCCACGCCATGGGGCAGGGCGACTCACTGACCTTCTCGCGTGCCGACGCGGAGTTCCACTCGCTGCTCATCCAGGTCGCCGGCAATCGCATGCTGGAGCACCTCTCGGGGATCGTCTCCGCCGCCCTCCAGGTCTCCGGCGGCCCGGTCACCGGGTGCGAGCGCCCGAACGAGACGGCCCTGGCGCAGCACGCCCGCATCGTCGACGCCCTCGCCGCGGGTGACGGCGCGGCCGCCGAGGGCGCCATGCGGCAACTGCTCACCGTCCACCCCGAGGTCGAGCGCGTGGTGCCCGCGCCGCGCGAGCACTGA
- a CDS encoding DUF7455 domain-containing protein, whose translation MTTVLTPASPLTAADRCDRCGAQAYLRVVLLSGGELLFCAHHGRKFEPELKKIAAEIQDETERLTSVPASASEEER comes from the coding sequence GTGACTACTGTTCTGACCCCCGCGAGCCCGCTGACGGCCGCTGACCGCTGCGACCGTTGCGGCGCCCAGGCGTACCTGCGCGTCGTCCTCCTGAGCGGCGGAGAACTGCTCTTCTGCGCCCACCACGGCCGCAAGTTCGAGCCGGAACTCAAGAAGATCGCCGCTGAGATACAGGACGAGACGGAACGGCTCACCTCCGTTCCCGCGAGCGCGTCCGAAGAGGAGCGCTGA
- a CDS encoding ABC transporter ATP-binding protein, giving the protein MIQAIGLTSTPRKDLPPAVDDVSFEAHAGHVTALLGASGAGKTTALRLMLELQTGRGITYFRGRPLHRIAHPAREVGVLLGDVPGHPARTVRGQLRMLCAAAGVPVRRADEVLEAVGLVGLRDERLGNLSRGMDRRLGLACALLADPHALVLDDPAAGLSAREGRWLHGALRAHAAQGGTVLFTTADPKEAARAADHVVTLDRGRLVADQPAADFARTRLRPRVAVRSPHAARLGALLAKEARTAQRSVEIVQEDGNRLSVYGSTCADIGEAAFRHGILVHQLADEIGDMGPNAGVETAAALSAGTPEPGDLSPLSPPVDVRSVPSPLRPLRYELRRAAGIGTGYATAAAVLVTSVLLAVLLARAGHTPQHRLLAAWPQQLPLPPAALGAGLLGAHAFGDEFRHPALAAARGTVSRRLGLLAAKLLVAGATALALAILAAVCDLVSLHILYGREAAQVPADWLPLAVSWCGLVAGCAWAGVLAAGLFRSTTAGLAAVLTVPVVVVPLVEKALAGPSVRTATGLAERMPALMLLRWPFGGDRYLAVAVRMIAQPVGGALTLSLSALLCAYLIATLRSRVR; this is encoded by the coding sequence GTGATCCAGGCGATCGGATTGACCAGCACCCCCCGCAAGGACCTTCCGCCCGCCGTCGACGACGTGTCCTTCGAGGCTCACGCGGGCCACGTCACCGCGCTTCTGGGAGCCTCGGGTGCGGGCAAGACGACGGCGCTCCGGCTCATGCTCGAACTTCAAACGGGCCGCGGCATCACCTACTTCCGGGGCCGCCCGCTGCACCGCATCGCCCACCCCGCCCGTGAAGTGGGCGTGCTGCTCGGCGACGTCCCCGGTCATCCCGCGCGCACGGTCCGCGGACAACTGCGCATGCTGTGCGCAGCCGCGGGCGTGCCGGTCCGGCGCGCCGACGAGGTCCTCGAGGCGGTGGGACTCGTCGGCCTGCGCGACGAGCGCCTGGGCAACCTCTCGCGCGGCATGGACCGTCGCCTGGGCCTCGCCTGCGCCCTGCTCGCCGACCCGCACGCGCTCGTCCTCGACGACCCCGCGGCCGGGCTCTCCGCCCGTGAGGGGCGCTGGCTGCACGGCGCTCTGCGCGCGCACGCCGCCCAGGGCGGCACCGTCCTGTTCACCACGGCCGACCCGAAGGAGGCGGCGCGCGCCGCCGATCACGTCGTCACCCTCGACCGGGGCCGTCTCGTCGCCGACCAGCCGGCCGCCGACTTCGCCCGTACCCGGCTGCGGCCCCGCGTGGCCGTCCGCAGCCCGCACGCCGCCCGCCTCGGCGCCCTGCTCGCCAAGGAAGCCAGAACCGCGCAGCGTTCGGTGGAGATCGTGCAGGAGGACGGCAACCGGCTGTCGGTGTACGGCAGTACATGTGCCGACATCGGCGAGGCCGCCTTCCGGCACGGCATTCTCGTCCACCAACTCGCGGACGAAATCGGTGACATGGGGCCGAATGCCGGTGTCGAGACCGCCGCGGCCCTGTCCGCCGGGACGCCCGAACCGGGCGACCTGTCCCCGCTGTCACCGCCCGTCGACGTCCGGTCCGTCCCGAGCCCGCTGCGCCCGCTGCGCTATGAGCTGCGCCGTGCCGCCGGGATCGGCACCGGCTACGCCACCGCGGCCGCCGTCCTCGTCACCTCGGTTCTGCTCGCCGTTCTTCTCGCCCGGGCCGGGCACACTCCGCAGCACCGCCTGCTGGCCGCCTGGCCGCAACAGCTCCCGTTGCCGCCCGCGGCGCTCGGCGCCGGTCTGCTGGGTGCCCACGCCTTCGGCGACGAGTTCCGACATCCCGCCCTGGCGGCGGCCCGCGGGACCGTCTCCCGCCGCCTGGGGCTGCTCGCCGCCAAGCTCCTCGTCGCCGGGGCCACGGCGCTGGCGCTGGCCATCCTCGCCGCCGTCTGCGACCTGGTGTCGCTCCACATCCTCTACGGGCGGGAGGCCGCCCAGGTGCCCGCCGACTGGCTTCCGCTCGCGGTCAGTTGGTGCGGGCTGGTCGCAGGATGCGCCTGGGCCGGTGTGCTGGCCGCCGGCCTTTTCCGGTCCACGACCGCGGGGCTCGCCGCCGTCCTCACGGTGCCCGTCGTCGTCGTACCCCTGGTCGAGAAGGCGCTGGCGGGGCCGTCCGTGCGGACCGCGACGGGCCTCGCCGAGCGGATGCCGGCCCTGATGCTGCTGCGCTGGCCCTTCGGCGGGGACAGGTACTTGGCCGTGGCGGTGCGCATGATCGCCCAACCGGTGGGCGGAGCACTGACCTTGTCCCTGTCCGCCCTGCTGTGCGCCTACCTGATCGCAACCCTGCGCAGCAGGGTCCGATGA
- a CDS encoding response regulator transcription factor codes for MTGEESAKPARVVVADDQTVVREGIVMLLGLLPGIEVVGAAGDGEEAVRLVAELAPDVVLMDLRMPRCDGVEATRRIRAEHPGTQVVVLTTFGDDESLFPALRAGARGYLTKDAGGDEIVRAVRSVLSGEAGLSPSIQRRLLERLTEPERKPVAASRPPDGLTARETEVLVLIAEGLTNQEIARRLHVSTATVKTHINNLFAKTGLKDRARAVGYAYATGLVRPPSQ; via the coding sequence ATGACGGGGGAGGAGAGTGCGAAGCCCGCCCGGGTGGTGGTGGCGGACGATCAGACGGTGGTGCGTGAGGGCATCGTGATGCTGCTCGGTCTGCTGCCCGGGATCGAGGTCGTCGGTGCCGCCGGGGACGGCGAGGAGGCGGTCCGGCTCGTTGCCGAGCTCGCCCCGGACGTGGTGCTGATGGACCTGCGCATGCCGCGCTGCGACGGCGTCGAGGCGACGCGGCGCATCCGCGCCGAGCACCCCGGAACCCAGGTCGTCGTGCTGACCACCTTCGGAGACGACGAGTCGTTGTTCCCGGCCCTCAGAGCCGGGGCGCGCGGCTATCTCACCAAGGACGCGGGCGGCGACGAGATCGTACGGGCCGTGCGGAGCGTGCTGTCCGGGGAGGCGGGGCTGTCGCCGAGCATCCAACGGCGCCTGCTGGAGCGGCTGACGGAGCCGGAGCGGAAACCGGTGGCCGCCTCCCGGCCGCCGGACGGGCTCACCGCACGGGAGACCGAGGTACTCGTACTGATCGCCGAGGGGCTGACCAACCAGGAGATCGCGCGCAGACTGCACGTTTCCACGGCCACTGTGAAGACCCACATCAACAATCTCTTCGCCAAGACAGGGCTCAAGGACCGTGCGCGGGCGGTGGGTTACGCGTATGCGACGGGGCTGGTCAGGCCCCCCTCGCAGTGA
- a CDS encoding serine protease, whose product MPRPYVRSLALAAAAALIQLMAPAPATADSVVIGGSPVDISQSPWTVALSSRDRFGGTRAGQFCGGVVVDRSTVLTAAHCLSAAVLGAPPGRVRDLKVIADRTDLTSSQGKEIPVTSTWVNPQYNSYTNTGDFGVLTLATPLPAGSVIPMAPAGDPAYTPGTPATVYGWGDVTGNATYTSSLRAAGLQVLTDATCEKAYPGGLDGRYVASSMLCAGAPEGGHDACQGDSGGPLVANGRLIGVVSWGSGCGQPGRPGVYTRVSEAVKVLGGGH is encoded by the coding sequence ATGCCTCGCCCCTACGTCCGATCCCTGGCGCTGGCGGCCGCAGCAGCCCTGATACAGCTGATGGCACCCGCGCCGGCGACGGCAGACAGCGTTGTCATCGGAGGGTCTCCGGTCGACATCTCACAGAGCCCGTGGACGGTCGCCCTGTCCAGCCGTGACCGGTTCGGAGGCACCCGGGCGGGGCAGTTCTGCGGAGGCGTGGTGGTGGACCGTTCCACGGTCCTGACCGCCGCTCACTGTCTGAGCGCGGCCGTCCTCGGAGCGCCGCCCGGGCGGGTGCGGGATCTGAAGGTGATCGCGGATCGTACGGACCTCACGTCCAGCCAGGGCAAGGAGATCCCCGTGACGTCGACATGGGTCAATCCGCAGTACAACAGCTATACGAACACCGGGGACTTCGGTGTGCTCACCCTCGCCACCCCGCTGCCTGCCGGCTCGGTCATCCCCATGGCGCCCGCCGGGGATCCGGCCTATACGCCGGGCACGCCGGCGACGGTGTACGGCTGGGGGGACGTCACGGGGAATGCCACCTACACGAGCAGCCTGCGGGCCGCCGGCCTTCAGGTCCTGACGGATGCGACCTGTGAAAAGGCGTATCCGGGTGGTCTTGACGGCAGATACGTCGCGTCCTCGATGCTGTGCGCCGGGGCGCCCGAAGGCGGCCATGACGCCTGTCAGGGGGACAGCGGCGGGCCGCTGGTCGCCAATGGGCGCCTGATCGGCGTGGTGTCCTGGGGGAGCGGCTGTGGGCAGCCGGGGCGCCCTGGTGTCTACACGCGGGTTTCGGAGGCCGTCAAGGTGCTGGGAGGCGGCCACTGA
- a CDS encoding DUF1453 domain-containing protein, translating into MSGPIDALLITAAVVLILVRQFRARRISADRRWWVMPAVLAFLAVREPGVLDPQHHAESALLIGAELLIGLATGAGWAWTTRIWTEPDGTVWSRGTKASVAVWIVGIGLRVGLFAIGAVLGVHQDSSALFLALAATLLVRSGILIWRSRSVSTAQLRGPAYGDRVASPSRKESV; encoded by the coding sequence ATGTCCGGGCCCATCGACGCCCTGCTGATCACCGCCGCAGTCGTCCTGATCCTCGTGCGTCAGTTCCGAGCGCGCCGGATCTCGGCCGACCGGCGTTGGTGGGTCATGCCTGCCGTCCTGGCCTTCCTGGCCGTGCGCGAGCCCGGCGTGCTCGATCCCCAGCACCACGCCGAGTCCGCCCTCCTCATCGGGGCCGAGCTGCTCATCGGGCTGGCCACGGGTGCCGGCTGGGCCTGGACCACCCGCATATGGACCGAGCCGGACGGCACGGTCTGGAGCCGCGGCACCAAGGCAAGCGTCGCAGTGTGGATCGTCGGCATAGGCCTGCGCGTCGGTCTCTTCGCCATCGGCGCGGTCCTCGGCGTCCACCAGGACAGCTCCGCCCTGTTCCTCGCTCTCGCCGCCACCCTGCTGGTGCGCAGCGGGATCCTGATCTGGCGGTCGCGTTCCGTCTCCACCGCCCAACTGCGGGGCCCGGCGTACGGTGACCGCGTGGCCTCGCCCTCGAGGAAGGAGTCCGTGTGA
- a CDS encoding RNA polymerase sigma factor has protein sequence MSASTSRTLPPEIAESVSVMALIERGKAEGQIAGDDVRRAFEADQIPATQWKNVLRSLNQILEEEGVTLMVSAAEPKRTRKSVAAKSPAKRTATKAVPAKTVTTKKATAPAAPAVPVADDPAEDAPVKKTAAKKAAAVKKTVAKKAVAKKTAAKKTTAAKKDDVELLDEDVLEDTPVKAGEEPEGAENAGFVLSDEDEDDAPAQQVAAAGATADPVKDYLKQIGKVPLLNAEQEVELAKRIEAGLFAEDKLANADKLAPKLKRELEIIAEDGRRAKNHLLEANLRLVVSLAKRYTGRGMLFLDLIQEGNLGLIRAVEKFDYTKGYKFSTYATWWIRQAITRAMADQARTIRIPVHMVEVINKLARVQRQMLQDLGREPTPEELAKELDMTPEKVIEVQKYGREPISLHTPLGEDGDSEFGDLIEDSEAVVPADAVSFTLLQEQLHSVLDTLSEREAGVVSMRFGLTDGQPKTLDEIGKVYGVTRERIRQIESKTMSKLRHPSRSQVLRDYLD, from the coding sequence GTGTCGGCCAGCACATCCCGTACGCTCCCGCCGGAGATCGCCGAGTCCGTCTCTGTCATGGCTCTCATTGAGCGGGGAAAGGCTGAGGGGCAGATCGCCGGCGACGATGTGCGTCGGGCCTTCGAAGCTGACCAGATTCCGGCCACTCAGTGGAAGAACGTACTGCGCAGCCTCAACCAGATCCTCGAGGAAGAGGGTGTGACGCTGATGGTCAGTGCCGCAGAGCCCAAGCGCACCCGCAAGAGCGTCGCAGCGAAGAGTCCGGCCAAGCGCACCGCCACCAAGGCCGTCCCGGCGAAGACGGTGACCACCAAGAAGGCCACCGCTCCCGCCGCCCCGGCGGTGCCGGTCGCCGACGATCCGGCTGAGGACGCGCCCGTCAAGAAGACCGCGGCCAAGAAGGCGGCGGCAGTGAAGAAGACGGTCGCGAAGAAGGCCGTCGCCAAGAAGACGGCGGCCAAGAAGACGACCGCCGCCAAGAAGGACGACGTCGAGCTGCTCGACGAGGACGTCCTCGAGGACACCCCTGTCAAGGCCGGCGAGGAGCCCGAGGGCGCGGAGAACGCCGGTTTCGTGCTCTCCGACGAGGACGAGGACGACGCGCCCGCGCAGCAGGTCGCCGCGGCCGGCGCCACCGCCGACCCGGTCAAGGACTACCTGAAGCAGATCGGCAAGGTCCCCCTGCTCAACGCCGAGCAGGAGGTCGAGCTCGCCAAGCGCATCGAGGCCGGCCTCTTCGCCGAGGACAAGCTGGCCAACGCCGACAAGCTCGCCCCCAAGCTCAAGCGTGAGCTGGAGATCATCGCGGAGGACGGCCGCCGCGCCAAGAACCACCTCCTGGAGGCCAACCTCCGTCTGGTGGTCTCCCTGGCCAAGCGCTACACAGGGCGCGGCATGCTCTTCCTGGACCTCATCCAGGAGGGCAACCTGGGCCTGATCCGCGCGGTCGAGAAGTTCGACTACACCAAGGGCTACAAGTTCTCCACGTACGCCACCTGGTGGATCCGTCAGGCGATCACCCGCGCCATGGCCGACCAGGCCCGCACCATCCGTATCCCGGTGCACATGGTCGAGGTCATCAACAAGCTCGCGCGCGTGCAGCGGCAGATGCTCCAGGACCTGGGCCGGGAGCCCACCCCGGAGGAGCTGGCCAAGGAGCTCGACATGACCCCGGAGAAGGTCATCGAGGTCCAGAAGTACGGCCGGGAGCCGATCTCGCTGCACACCCCGCTCGGCGAGGACGGCGACAGCGAGTTCGGTGACCTCATCGAGGACTCCGAAGCGGTCGTCCCGGCCGACGCGGTCAGCTTCACGCTGCTGCAGGAGCAGTTGCACTCCGTGCTCGACACGCTGTCCGAGCGCGAGGCGGGCGTGGTCTCCATGCGTTTCGGTCTCACCGACGGTCAGCCGAAGACCCTCGACGAGATCGGCAAGGTGTACGGCGTCACCCGTGAGCGCATCCGCCAGATCGAGTCGAAGACGATGTCGAAGCTGCGTCACCCGTCGCGCTCGCAGGTGCTGCGCGACTACCTCGACTAG
- a CDS encoding DUF485 domain-containing protein, protein MRSNHDRSRGGGDGPESSVEKYQGCDPASTGAGAAGRAEYDDPWYDALASGWGELDGTGAPAPVVPSARREGEGADRVADVYLQVQRSAAFREVRSRYRRFVVPGLVIFFTWYVGYVVTAQAAPGLMERPVAGAVNVAMLAGLGQFLTTFLLTWAYARHARLRRDRAALDLRWDTQELTRPLRGGER, encoded by the coding sequence ATGAGGTCAAACCATGACCGTTCCCGCGGAGGCGGGGACGGTCCCGAGAGTTCGGTTGAGAAGTACCAAGGCTGTGATCCCGCCTCGACGGGCGCGGGAGCGGCCGGGCGGGCGGAGTACGACGACCCCTGGTACGACGCGCTGGCGTCCGGCTGGGGCGAGCTGGACGGGACGGGCGCCCCCGCCCCGGTCGTGCCCTCCGCGCGCCGGGAGGGCGAAGGCGCCGACCGCGTCGCGGACGTCTATCTGCAGGTGCAGCGCAGCGCGGCGTTCCGGGAGGTGCGCAGCCGGTACCGGAGGTTCGTGGTTCCGGGTCTCGTGATCTTCTTCACCTGGTACGTGGGCTATGTGGTGACCGCACAGGCGGCACCGGGGCTGATGGAGCGGCCGGTGGCGGGAGCCGTGAACGTGGCGATGCTGGCGGGGCTCGGGCAGTTCCTGACGACGTTCCTGTTGACGTGGGCGTACGCACGGCACGCGCGGTTGCGCAGGGACCGCGCCGCGCTCGATCTGCGCTGGGACACCCAGGAGTTGACACGCCCGCTCAGGGGTGGCGAGCGGTGA